Proteins from one Gimesia maris genomic window:
- a CDS encoding excinuclease ABC subunit UvrA: MIRIRGARCHNLKNIDVDLPHNQISIVTGVSGSGKSSLVFDTLHQEGQRRFLENLSSGTRQLFSQAQPVAVDQILGLPPTICFDQTQRVQSKRSTLATLTELYDLFRLLYAKLGIVHCVNCGRALHQQTPEQIVDLVLALEDRKKVMILAPVVSARKGNHSALLNQVAREGFVRARIDGAVIDITQPHELPEDVPHDIEIVIDRIIVKEGIQSRLKESVDLALKQGGGTCLISHQIESGWSDRYVSTRLACGECNLSFPDPEPVTFSFNSPHGACPTCEGLGIIEPSESESGQICPDCQGARISQYGRSILLNQQSIDQVVQFTAPEIINWLDQWKAGEAQGMSLQDQVIADQIEPSIRKRLEYLTEIGLGYIQLSRPSKTLSGGELQRARLTACLGAGTTGACYILDEPTAGLHANETQKLLRILQRLKQAGNTIIVVEHDHDVIKAADYLVDIGPQAGAEGGKLVFSGDYDAFIQHPESMTAQGLTARFQNSPQAHRSKTSHEQFVQLTGARTNNLKEISVKVPLQQLVCVTGVSGSGKSSLIMETLVPAIKSELNRRPNPALQYDSLQGVEYLQQIKIIDQSALGKNGRSNPATYCGIWDEVRKLFSKTKTARLRGYTARRFSFNSAEGRCGACRGTGVKRIDLKFLPPVFLPCEKCHSKRFNRGTLSVTYRGKTVSDVLEMSIAEAGEFFESIPRIKRILQVLLDLGLGYLALGQPANLLSGGEAQRLRLASELFAPLNGMTLFVLDEPTRGLHSHDIECLLQTLNRLIDAGNSVLVIEHHPQVMCAAEWLIDLGPEAGNAGGYLIDEGPPALIAANRRGATGRMLYELIGDSVDD; the protein is encoded by the coding sequence ATGATTCGAATCAGGGGCGCACGCTGTCATAATCTGAAAAATATCGATGTCGATCTGCCTCATAACCAGATCTCTATCGTGACTGGAGTCAGCGGGAGCGGGAAGAGCAGTCTGGTCTTTGACACTCTGCATCAGGAAGGTCAGCGGCGATTTCTGGAAAACCTGTCATCGGGTACCAGACAACTGTTTAGCCAGGCCCAGCCGGTTGCCGTTGACCAGATTCTGGGTTTGCCCCCCACCATCTGTTTTGATCAGACACAAAGAGTGCAGTCAAAGCGCAGCACACTGGCAACCCTGACTGAGTTGTACGATTTATTTCGACTACTCTATGCAAAACTGGGAATCGTTCATTGTGTGAATTGCGGCCGGGCATTGCATCAACAGACTCCAGAGCAAATCGTCGATCTGGTACTGGCACTCGAAGATCGTAAAAAAGTCATGATTCTGGCCCCGGTTGTCTCAGCCAGAAAAGGAAATCATTCTGCACTGTTAAATCAGGTTGCCAGGGAAGGGTTTGTTCGCGCCAGAATTGATGGGGCAGTCATTGATATCACTCAACCGCACGAATTACCGGAAGATGTTCCGCATGATATCGAAATCGTGATTGATCGCATCATTGTGAAAGAGGGAATCCAGTCACGTCTGAAGGAATCGGTAGACCTCGCTTTAAAACAGGGAGGTGGTACCTGTCTGATCAGCCATCAGATTGAATCAGGCTGGTCTGACCGTTATGTGAGTACACGCCTGGCCTGTGGAGAATGTAATCTCAGTTTTCCCGATCCCGAACCGGTCACATTCAGCTTTAACAGTCCCCATGGTGCCTGTCCCACCTGTGAAGGTCTGGGAATCATCGAACCATCAGAATCTGAGTCAGGTCAGATTTGTCCAGATTGCCAGGGCGCCCGCATCAGTCAGTATGGACGCTCGATCCTGCTAAACCAGCAGTCAATTGACCAGGTCGTACAGTTTACCGCTCCCGAAATCATCAACTGGCTTGATCAATGGAAGGCAGGGGAGGCTCAGGGAATGAGCCTCCAGGACCAGGTCATCGCAGATCAGATCGAGCCATCCATACGAAAAAGACTGGAGTATCTGACTGAGATCGGATTAGGTTATATTCAGTTATCACGTCCTTCCAAAACTTTATCGGGTGGTGAATTACAGCGTGCCAGACTGACTGCCTGTCTGGGAGCGGGGACAACAGGTGCCTGCTACATTCTGGACGAACCAACGGCGGGTTTGCACGCGAATGAGACTCAGAAACTGCTGAGGATTTTACAGCGTCTGAAGCAGGCCGGGAATACAATCATTGTTGTTGAGCATGATCACGATGTCATTAAAGCCGCAGATTATCTGGTGGATATTGGTCCGCAAGCCGGTGCAGAAGGGGGAAAACTTGTTTTCTCCGGCGACTATGACGCATTCATTCAGCATCCGGAATCCATGACCGCTCAAGGCTTAACGGCCCGATTTCAGAATTCGCCACAGGCCCATCGCTCGAAAACCAGCCATGAGCAGTTTGTACAACTTACGGGAGCACGAACCAATAATCTGAAAGAGATCTCAGTTAAAGTTCCTCTGCAGCAGCTGGTCTGTGTTACCGGTGTCAGTGGCTCCGGAAAAAGTTCTCTTATCATGGAAACACTGGTTCCTGCTATCAAATCGGAATTGAACCGACGGCCGAATCCTGCTCTGCAGTATGATTCTTTGCAGGGGGTGGAATATCTGCAGCAGATTAAAATCATAGATCAATCTGCTTTGGGAAAGAACGGGCGTTCCAATCCCGCGACGTATTGTGGTATCTGGGACGAAGTCCGAAAACTGTTTTCGAAAACAAAAACTGCACGACTGCGAGGTTATACGGCACGACGATTCAGTTTTAATTCCGCTGAGGGCCGTTGCGGAGCATGCCGTGGGACTGGTGTGAAACGAATCGATCTGAAATTTCTCCCACCCGTATTTCTTCCCTGCGAAAAATGTCATTCAAAACGATTCAACAGGGGGACTTTATCGGTTACCTATCGAGGCAAAACAGTCAGTGACGTTCTGGAAATGTCTATTGCTGAAGCCGGCGAGTTTTTTGAGTCGATCCCTCGCATCAAAAGGATCCTGCAGGTATTACTGGATCTTGGCCTGGGATATCTGGCTCTGGGGCAGCCCGCTAATCTGTTATCGGGTGGTGAAGCGCAGAGGCTCAGGCTCGCCTCAGAACTGTTCGCTCCCTTAAATGGCATGACGCTGTTTGTTCTTGATGAACCAACACGCGGGTTGCATTCACATGATATTGAGTGCTTACTGCAGACATTAAACAGATTGATCGATGCAGGAAATTCGGTACTGGTGATAGAACATCATCCTCAAGTGATGTGTGCCGCGGAATGGTTGATTGACCTTGGTCCTGAAGCTGGTAATGCGGGAGGTTACCTCATCGATGAAGGTCCACCGGCATTGATTGCTGCCAACCGGCGGGGAGCGACGGGAAGAATGCTGTACGAACTGATTGGCGATTCTGTAGACGATTGA
- the leuB gene encoding 3-isopropylmalate dehydrogenase, whose translation MEARITLLPGDGIGPEIVAQAKRVLDTIAQKYDHQFETPSCPMGGNAIDEFGDPLPAETLETCKASNAILLGAVGGPKWDDPSAKTRPEAGLLKIRKELGLFANLRPIKPYSELLDASPLKREIIEGTDILFFRELTGGIYFGESGRMEHPDGEKAFSVMTYTTKEIARIVRLAAEAARNRRGKLTSVDKANVLEVSRLWRQVAADVIKNEFPDIEYEVVLVDAMAMHLISRPSDFDVVVTGNMFGDILTDEGSMLPGSLGLLPSASLGADGPGLYEPIHGSAPDIAGKGIANPLATILATAMLLRHSLNLETEATAVEEAVARVLAAGHRTADIAAGGKSISTTEMGDCVIQELSS comes from the coding sequence GTGGAAGCGCGGATAACATTATTGCCCGGCGATGGAATTGGTCCCGAAATCGTAGCACAGGCCAAACGGGTTCTCGATACAATCGCACAGAAATATGATCATCAGTTTGAAACTCCCAGCTGTCCGATGGGTGGCAATGCCATTGATGAATTTGGCGACCCGCTTCCTGCTGAAACTCTGGAAACCTGCAAAGCATCCAATGCCATCCTGCTGGGAGCCGTGGGGGGACCCAAATGGGATGATCCTTCGGCCAAAACTCGTCCCGAAGCAGGGCTCCTCAAAATCCGTAAAGAACTGGGCCTGTTTGCGAACCTGCGTCCCATTAAACCTTACAGTGAGCTGCTCGATGCATCGCCTTTAAAGCGGGAAATCATAGAAGGAACCGATATTCTGTTCTTCCGAGAATTGACCGGTGGGATTTACTTCGGCGAATCCGGCAGAATGGAACATCCAGACGGCGAAAAAGCATTCAGCGTCATGACCTACACCACGAAAGAGATTGCCCGCATTGTGAGACTGGCAGCCGAAGCGGCTCGTAATCGTCGTGGTAAATTGACCTCGGTTGATAAAGCCAATGTGCTGGAAGTCTCACGACTCTGGCGTCAGGTCGCCGCTGATGTAATCAAAAATGAATTTCCCGATATCGAGTACGAGGTGGTCCTCGTTGATGCGATGGCAATGCACCTGATTTCCCGCCCGTCGGATTTCGACGTCGTTGTCACAGGAAATATGTTTGGTGATATTCTGACTGACGAAGGTTCGATGCTGCCTGGCTCCCTGGGATTACTTCCCTCTGCTTCTTTAGGCGCTGATGGACCGGGACTGTATGAACCAATTCATGGTTCTGCCCCGGATATCGCCGGGAAAGGGATCGCCAATCCCCTGGCGACAATTCTGGCAACAGCTATGCTGCTCAGGCATTCCTTAAACCTGGAAACAGAAGCGACTGCCGTCGAAGAAGCGGTCGCCCGGGTTCTGGCAGCCGGTCATCGTACTGCTGATATCGCTGCGGGAGGCAAGAGTATTTCCACAACAGAAATGGGTGACTGTGTCATTCAGGAACTTTCTTCCTGA
- a CDS encoding ComEC/Rec2 family competence protein: MNESPDQTDQRPGSGDQVLPVPQRFPALSVLICFAVGILLDAWLHLTIYFWFLPALAALTCWLLTYRFHWRKVSTLMLLAMVVCLGALRHHEFWYCRSSEDVTRLLPSVKQHPAPKCIVRLTGLISSKPEIRELGEGELLNPEQPQRRIQFTFTCQKLLVKNSEIPVAGKVRVFITENRKPSAPGLSDQLAAGDLINLCGELKHCTEPDNPADYDFSTYYRRQKIDAILSVKIPEAVTLIQKSNDYSWNRLRTSVHEWFKTLIIKNTSESVQPVALALLLGERKDLSPKVRQEFSKSGLIHFLAISGLHIGFFSAFVWSLCHILNLPRTVTVTFLTLAILFYLSIIEIRPPILRAASFCVLVTWGLVNWRTITTLNLVCLSGLIILLINPTDLFDVGTQLSFLAVAAILWTVNQDFYQNLYQQTWLPLRWRLKASDPLLQTPLQRFCFQYFRMLYTVFLVTFFIWITTAPLVLCHFQLLAPAGLIVNSLIFPFLFLILLLGYLLMFVGSLLPFTAGIFGFCFDQSLRFLLWVVEWTSNLPLSHFELSAPAPWWILVYYILLLLSVLPGIWKLNWASGRVVNKLKLSLLPVWILTGLLVPLLIPQEPCLRCTFIAVNHGVSILIEAPDGETILYDAGSMSPVEQTYSKIKKTLLARGIRRVDLLLISHADRDHFNSAEELIANGYVRELAFPQSFLTRSQRGTIELCDTALAFRVPIQFIGKGDHITLGEKTEIEVLHPEYGDLYQEDNPSSLTLRVSYGGRQILLTGDLEGAGLKKLLSEPTTDRVDVLLSPHHGSRSANTRDLNEWAKPVYVIVSGGQKQTIPELKKIYSENVQIYSTRQHGAITCLIDKAGHLKVTPFRGDRSCSDSPGQESEFNLYRLN, from the coding sequence ATGAACGAATCCCCTGACCAGACTGACCAGAGACCAGGCTCGGGGGATCAGGTTCTGCCTGTTCCTCAACGATTTCCAGCCTTAAGTGTGTTGATCTGTTTTGCTGTGGGGATTCTGCTGGATGCCTGGTTGCATCTGACGATTTATTTCTGGTTCCTGCCAGCTCTCGCTGCCTTAACCTGCTGGCTACTGACGTACCGGTTTCACTGGCGAAAAGTATCCACACTCATGTTGCTGGCGATGGTCGTCTGCCTGGGTGCTTTGAGGCATCACGAATTCTGGTATTGTCGAAGTTCAGAAGATGTCACCCGACTGCTCCCCTCTGTCAAACAGCATCCGGCTCCAAAATGTATTGTCAGACTGACTGGTCTCATTTCATCTAAACCGGAAATACGCGAGTTAGGCGAAGGCGAATTACTGAATCCGGAACAGCCTCAGCGGCGGATTCAGTTTACATTTACCTGTCAGAAACTCCTGGTCAAAAACTCCGAGATTCCTGTTGCGGGAAAAGTGCGTGTTTTCATAACGGAAAATCGAAAACCATCCGCGCCAGGGCTTTCAGATCAGCTGGCAGCAGGAGATTTGATCAATCTTTGTGGTGAGTTGAAGCATTGTACAGAACCTGACAACCCCGCAGATTATGATTTTTCGACCTATTATCGCAGACAGAAAATTGATGCGATACTCTCTGTCAAAATACCTGAAGCGGTAACACTGATCCAGAAATCAAATGACTATTCCTGGAACCGATTACGGACGTCAGTTCATGAATGGTTCAAAACACTCATCATTAAGAATACATCAGAGTCTGTTCAGCCAGTCGCTCTGGCACTACTGCTGGGTGAGCGTAAAGATTTGAGCCCCAAAGTACGTCAGGAATTCAGCAAGTCCGGATTGATCCATTTTTTAGCGATCTCCGGGTTGCATATTGGATTTTTCAGCGCGTTTGTCTGGAGTCTTTGCCATATCCTGAACCTGCCACGGACAGTGACGGTCACTTTTTTGACCCTGGCGATTCTGTTCTACCTCTCGATCATTGAGATCCGTCCGCCGATTTTAAGAGCCGCTTCATTTTGTGTGCTTGTTACGTGGGGGCTGGTCAATTGGCGCACCATTACCACTCTGAATCTGGTATGTCTGTCTGGACTGATTATCCTGCTGATTAATCCAACAGACCTGTTTGATGTGGGAACACAGCTTTCGTTTCTGGCCGTTGCAGCAATCCTCTGGACGGTTAATCAGGACTTTTATCAGAACCTGTACCAGCAAACCTGGCTGCCGTTACGCTGGCGACTGAAAGCCAGTGATCCACTTCTGCAGACACCTTTACAGCGGTTCTGCTTTCAGTATTTTCGCATGCTTTACACTGTTTTTCTGGTTACCTTCTTCATCTGGATCACAACAGCCCCCCTGGTTCTTTGTCACTTTCAACTGCTGGCCCCAGCCGGACTGATTGTGAATAGTCTGATCTTCCCGTTTCTGTTTCTGATTCTCCTGCTGGGCTATCTGCTGATGTTTGTCGGCTCCCTGCTCCCGTTCACTGCTGGTATTTTTGGATTTTGTTTTGACCAGAGTCTGCGGTTTCTGCTTTGGGTCGTGGAGTGGACTTCTAATCTGCCGTTGTCCCATTTCGAATTATCTGCCCCTGCCCCCTGGTGGATACTGGTGTATTATATCTTGCTGCTGTTATCCGTTTTGCCAGGTATCTGGAAGCTTAATTGGGCCTCCGGCAGAGTTGTCAATAAATTGAAGCTTTCGCTGCTACCGGTCTGGATCTTGACGGGGCTGTTGGTTCCGCTGTTGATTCCACAGGAGCCGTGCCTGCGATGTACTTTTATTGCCGTGAATCATGGAGTATCAATTTTGATTGAGGCACCGGATGGAGAGACCATTCTCTATGATGCAGGGTCAATGTCGCCTGTGGAACAAACTTATTCAAAAATTAAGAAAACCTTACTCGCGCGTGGAATTCGCAGGGTTGATCTGCTGTTGATTTCACACGCAGATCGTGATCACTTTAATTCTGCAGAAGAATTGATTGCAAACGGTTATGTGCGCGAACTTGCTTTTCCCCAATCTTTTCTGACGCGATCACAACGGGGAACGATCGAATTATGTGATACGGCACTGGCGTTTCGTGTGCCCATTCAATTCATCGGTAAAGGTGACCACATTACCCTGGGAGAAAAAACGGAAATTGAAGTCCTGCATCCCGAATATGGTGATCTCTATCAGGAAGACAATCCATCCAGCCTGACCCTGAGAGTCAGTTATGGCGGGCGTCAGATTCTACTCACTGGAGATTTAGAAGGCGCGGGACTCAAAAAACTGTTAAGCGAACCGACAACTGATAGGGTGGATGTGCTCCTGTCTCCACATCATGGCAGTCGATCTGCGAATACCCGGGATTTGAATGAGTGGGCGAAGCCTGTCTATGTGATTGTCAGTGGAGGACAGAAGCAGACGATTCCGGAGTTGAAAAAGATCTATTCAGAAAACGTACAAATTTACTCGACTCGCCAGCACGGAGCGATTACCTGTCTGATAGACAAGGCTGGTCACCTGAAGGTAACTCCATTTCGGGGGGATCGTTCCTGTTCAGATTCACCAGGTCAGGAATCTGAATTCAATCTCTACCGATTGAATTGA
- a CDS encoding hydroxypyruvate isomerase family protein: protein MESKVSRRRLLQSSSILAASALGLDLQQSTAGEKQPQVSPQPLKGNINQSVVHWCFKKYWDIEKTAQIASQLGIKSVELTPAENWDTLKKYGLTCAIASSHGFKSGFNNPAHWDECIQILRKRIDECAAGGVKNVITFTGMRDGIDDETGVKNCVAGFKKIIGYAEKNNVNLCLEMLNSRDASHPMKGHPGYQGDHTEYCIDIIKQVGSDRMKLLFDIYHVQIMDGDVIRRIREHKDYIGHVHTAGNPGRGELDQKQEINYPAIMQALQEIGYKGYVGQEFIPTRDPYEGLQQAVLLCDV from the coding sequence ATGGAATCTAAAGTAAGTCGAAGAAGACTGTTACAGTCATCAAGTATTTTAGCTGCTTCCGCGCTCGGGCTGGATTTACAGCAGTCAACCGCCGGCGAAAAGCAACCGCAGGTTTCGCCTCAGCCGCTGAAGGGAAATATTAATCAATCAGTCGTGCACTGGTGTTTCAAAAAGTACTGGGATATTGAAAAAACCGCGCAGATTGCCAGTCAGCTGGGAATTAAAAGCGTCGAACTGACACCTGCAGAGAACTGGGACACCCTGAAAAAATACGGTTTAACCTGTGCGATCGCATCCAGCCATGGTTTTAAATCCGGTTTTAATAACCCGGCCCATTGGGATGAATGCATTCAGATTTTACGTAAACGGATCGATGAGTGTGCTGCCGGCGGGGTAAAAAATGTCATCACTTTTACCGGAATGCGTGACGGCATCGATGATGAGACCGGGGTGAAAAACTGCGTTGCCGGTTTCAAAAAGATCATCGGCTACGCGGAGAAGAACAATGTGAACCTCTGCCTGGAAATGCTTAATTCCCGTGATGCCAGCCATCCGATGAAAGGGCATCCCGGTTACCAGGGAGACCATACCGAGTACTGCATTGATATCATCAAGCAGGTCGGCTCTGATCGGATGAAACTCCTGTTTGACATCTATCATGTGCAAATTATGGATGGGGACGTCATTCGACGCATCCGCGAGCATAAAGATTATATCGGTCACGTCCACACAGCCGGTAATCCCGGGCGAGGTGAACTGGATCAGAAGCAGGAAATCAACTATCCCGCAATCATGCAGGCATTACAGGAGATCGGCTACAAAGGCTATGTCGGGCAGGAATTTATTCCCACGCGCGACCCTTACGAGGGCTTACAGCAGGCAGTCCTGCTATGTGATGTTTAA
- a CDS encoding tetratricopeptide repeat protein, which produces MSDSKISELYQQARTLQKSREIVKAIEIYERILSIKPAEKKAHVSIATAYFQLQQYPEAIKHFEEMTRLAPMDASPYINMGAIYNRMGEYKTALDVLRKAVQKDKKSADAFYNMGIAHKGLNQLSMAVTAYKQAIVINGQMVDAYFNLGNVYLEMKNHSQAHSSFTRALEISPGFKKARNAMKILDAETVKEKEKLSPFGRLVDESTLRKKGTSVSTCDLSIEERENDRRVIHKLCDDITEISHTIVEDLKKGVNPGLLNLNRCISQGEKHYSELDEVYATFQKKVKSLAEMRKLLNHRMLELKSHEELINSIGRD; this is translated from the coding sequence TTGAGTGACTCAAAAATCAGTGAACTGTATCAACAGGCACGTACTCTTCAGAAATCTCGAGAAATTGTAAAAGCGATCGAGATTTACGAGCGGATTCTGAGTATCAAACCAGCAGAAAAAAAGGCGCATGTCTCCATTGCGACAGCTTACTTTCAGTTACAGCAATACCCTGAGGCGATAAAGCATTTTGAGGAAATGACTCGCCTGGCCCCCATGGATGCTTCACCGTATATCAATATGGGCGCCATCTATAACCGTATGGGTGAATACAAAACGGCGCTGGACGTACTAAGAAAGGCCGTTCAGAAAGACAAAAAATCAGCAGACGCATTTTACAACATGGGAATAGCTCACAAGGGTTTAAATCAGTTGAGCATGGCGGTTACAGCCTATAAACAGGCAATCGTCATTAATGGTCAAATGGTCGATGCTTATTTCAATCTGGGTAATGTGTATCTGGAAATGAAAAATCATTCACAGGCACATTCCAGCTTCACACGGGCGCTGGAAATCTCACCTGGTTTCAAAAAGGCCAGAAATGCAATGAAAATTCTGGATGCTGAAACCGTAAAGGAGAAAGAAAAACTGAGCCCATTTGGACGCCTGGTTGATGAATCGACACTCCGCAAAAAAGGCACCAGTGTTTCCACTTGCGATCTCAGTATCGAAGAGCGTGAGAATGACCGCCGTGTCATTCATAAACTCTGTGATGATATCACTGAGATCAGTCATACCATTGTTGAAGATTTAAAGAAAGGTGTGAATCCGGGCCTGTTGAACCTGAATCGATGTATCTCTCAGGGTGAAAAGCACTATTCTGAACTGGATGAAGTTTATGCGACATTCCAGAAGAAAGTGAAATCGCTGGCTGAGATGAGAAAGCTGCTGAATCATCGTATGCTCGAGTTGAAGAGTCATGAAGAATTAATCAATTCAATCGGTAGAGATTGA
- a CDS encoding winged helix-turn-helix domain-containing protein, producing the protein MSAEIESHQVESIGVVAGVVWQYLSEHEPVTLSKLSREIEAPRDLVMQAVGWLGREGKIEFHQGSRSKLISLVNE; encoded by the coding sequence ATGTCAGCGGAAATTGAATCACATCAGGTTGAGAGCATCGGCGTTGTTGCAGGAGTTGTCTGGCAATACTTAAGTGAACATGAACCTGTGACGCTGAGTAAACTGTCGCGTGAAATCGAAGCCCCCCGTGATCTGGTCATGCAGGCAGTCGGGTGGTTAGGCCGAGAAGGTAAGATTGAATTTCATCAGGGATCTCGCAGCAAACTGATCTCACTGGTGAATGAATAA